From the genome of Anopheles funestus chromosome 2RL, idAnoFuneDA-416_04, whole genome shotgun sequence:
GTAGCTATTCAagcataaagcataaaaaaattgtcGATACCGATATCATTGTCACGGCAGCCCTGTCCCGGTAAGCCCCACAATGCAGAGCATGATTGGTTCCAGCTTGTCGAATAAACCGACCGGATGCAGCATCATGACGTTAGCGTAAATGACGAGGGTTAGCACGACGAGATCCTGGAGCCATTGATcgaactttttctttctctcgctcatCACAAGAACAAGCTCAACAAGGTTCgaccggatttttttttctgtcgaaaggaacaaacacaaaaccggaaGCGTAACATTCATAAGGCGGAAATTTATCGTTCAACTGCAGCAACGGACACAATTTTAACTTTCATCCCATCAGCCGTACGGAAGCAGAACCATAACATTGTGCTGGGTGCTGTTTGGCAGGATCAAACACACACGACACGGTTCTCAGCAGTTGCATGCATGGGACAAGAACGCATTTAATTCTGCCACCGGAAATTGGGACACACTGGACGTGTTGGCTGGTTCCGTGGGAGGTGGGCAGTTTGGGTGAAATCCGGTGTGTTGCTGGATTCTTAATTGAGTTATCGCAACGTCTCGCAGCTGATAAATATACATTTCAATTACACCTGTTTCGTCGGACATGTAAGGGGGCCCCGAAGATATAATTACGGACACCGTTACCGCTTGAGTTTTCTTCTCGAGAAGGGCTGTTTTCATGCGAACTACAACCGAGCAATGCTAATGAAGATTGATTATAACTATTTTTTCCTGTTAGTTCACCGAGCACATTACCCCATTACACGAAGGACGTTTCATCTGAACATCAAAATAAGAGAAAATTGCTGTAAACGTACGATAGGGGGATGTTTTCTAGATGACCTGGAAAGGAGCCGACGAAACCCACACAAAAAGCTTCCCATGCAGAACGGCTATCCTGATGAACCCTTCACTGAAATCAATCCTTTCCCGTACCACGGTCGTTGTCGATCGGCCATGACCAGGAAATGGTAACGGAGCgtccaaacaaaaatattaatatgaggggaaggaaaaaaatggtaaacccTTCCTTCGTTGCTTCACGCTCCAGCTGGTTCCGAGATGGAGCCGCCCGGTACTGGAAACGATCGGCGAGTAATGGCAAGCGACTTGATCCACTTGACAGTTTGCCCTTCGTTTGCGATGGCCGTGTACCGTACAGGTTACGCCAAGCGAAAGAATATTGATTGAAGGCTGTGGTGTATATAATTTACACACCATTTGCTCGCTGTCGTAAGGAACCACGGCAGCTTCCACGGCAGCAAACGGGTGATAAATCATCGGACAAAGTGTGCCAAATGTCGTGCACTATCATGGACATGCAGTGGCGTCCGATAGGTTGTTTATGTAGTCCTGTCCACATTACATTACATGATAGAATTTGTGTTCACTTTACACAACAAATTAATAAGCTGATTTgaataatcaatttattatcGTCCCGAATCCAAACtagacattttgtttttttttattgtttgatgTAGTCGAATTGGTGTGGACTATGTTAAATTAGGTTCACTACTATTAGGTtgagccaagaagagagagagacaaatcTGAGCAATTCGTATAAAactcaatttaaaaatgaagatCTGCTTATAAAacaccttttttcttcttcttcttcgcgtaacgacctctgaggtcatgtcggccatttcaggcttacgagacttattttaccacgtagctggatagtcagtccttgctacgggggacggtccgggtaggatttgatccccggtcctgccgtatggaccggcgccgtttatcacatacaccaccgggccgccccgccCCGGTGGTATAAAAACaccttttttatatattccAAATAATTCCTCTAGGTTCTCTTTATTTATGGTGTTATTGTTATTGACATTTTTcctaattttctttttaaaatttttaattttcctccttttactttgattgaaatttatactatttttccttttttattacataattcaaattgttttgaataacaacacatttttttcgaataacaCAAAAGATTTTGTAGGAAATTTATTGAATTCTTTGATTACCGCTTGCgtaaagaaagaaaccccAACGTTCTAACGCTTCTGGTATCGAAAGCTTTTTCATGTTCCGGTACTAGCCAACAGAGGgcgccacaaaaaaaattaataaagctTACGAAAAAACGAACATTTTCTCCGTTTGAAGAAACACGTTATCCGACATCAAGAGCCCGTTATCATGGACACAGCGCATGCGTATAATCCAAAACACATCACCGGCATAACGAAGTTCAAACTGTGCATCGACCAAACAACGGCTAGGCCGATCAAACAAAATGCCGATCAAAGTCCTTTCCTCGGACGATTGGTTCGAGGTTGTGCTCGTTAAACAAACCACATCTTCCATCACGTTCCAGTGGACGTTCCGGAACCCGCTCGATGTGCCGTACGATCTGTTCAAGGTGGAAAAGTGTTACAGTGTCAAGCGCGATGGCTGGGAAACGGTATACTGGGGTGCAGCAACAACCTTGACGGTGCGATGTCTCGAGCAGAATCTTTGCTACTCGTTCCGTGCAAGCATCCTGCACCAACCATCGGATGGTGCAGATTTCCAGTATGCCTATCAGTCGCCCATCTTCAAGGCAAGCACCCTGCCAAACATTCCCTCGACGATGGGCCTGTACCGGGCAGTCAAAAAATGTCAACCAGGTCTGGTAAAACGACTTCTGTTTGCTCGCCCCGAACTGGTGAACGTACCCGTGCATGGAGAAACATTTCTCTACCTGGCCGTTCGCAGCAATAGCCTCGAGCTGGTAAACGCACTGCTCGATTCCGGTGCTAACATTGATTTGGGTGTACCGGAAACAAGCGTTACGCCACTCCATCTGGCAGTGTACCAACGCAACCTAACGCTGGTGCGCCATCTAATCGAACGTGGTGCCAATGTGCACGCACAGAACTGTGTCGGTATGACCGTTGGACACTATGCGATAGATGCCGACGATCTGATATTGCTAAAGTACGTACTGACGCAGGGCATCAGCCCGGAGACTCGAGATCGCTGCCAGTGGACGTTAATCTTTCGGGCGCTTTACATGCGCTCCTCGGTAGATATCGTACGACACCTGCTTGAACGGAAGTGTCGACTAAAGGTGAAGGACCGACTACGATTAACACCGCTCTACTACGCTCAGGTGTCGGGACAGGAGGAGATCCTGCGGTTGCTCAGGAGACGACTAAAGATCTGATAAAAGCAGCATAAAACGTTTAAGGAAAGAACCCaaagattttaatttatacatttggaggaagttttttttacaataaacgATATTGTCCAAAACTTAAAGCAATATagattattcatttttttttcagacaattttcaactttatTTACAACCCACAACGATCAGATTTTGAGAGCGTTACCGCGTTAGCGTTATTGAGTGCCTCTCACAATCCGGATACATATAAATCTTTCTCTGCTATGATTATCGTATctatcgtttttattttatcttccaACTTGTTCTATTTTTCTCCTACTTCTTCTGAAGTAATTCTTTCCTTAACATCCCTCTCAACTCCTTCAAAGGGGCTGGTTTGTAACTCTAATGTACGTGCGTATGTTTTGGGTttctatttaaataaaatgctaaTTCTATCTTCACGTGCCCCTCGAACGAACTCCACATTGTTATCCCCTAATACTGCATCCCGTGCGTAACTTGCCGGGCAATGTTAACCAACCATCTACAACAACACCGCTCGTCGAAGCACGATCGTAGGCCATGCCGTGAACAAAAGTCCAACGATGACTTGGCTCCAGCTGCTTACAACGGCCATTCCACCACCTGCCATCGGTTGCCAGCCATCATCGTGGCTGTCGCCATGATGATCCGGATGATGATGTGCCGACCGTTTGCTCCGTGTTCGACCAGCTTCCGATTCGGTTTCCTCGTACGGGATCGGATCTTCCTGTGAGCTTGCAACGGGCTTCACTATCGATAGCTTAGTCGAGATAGGTTTACCTACCACACCGGACTGATGTTCACTGCTGGCACTATCCTGCGCATTAATACCTCCCGGTAGCAGAGGGTTCGCATATTCCGATACCGGTGGCTGGACAGCATTCGAACCACGCGTCCCATAGATGGCGGCAGTGTCTGGTGCGAGATATGCCGCTATCGGCGGATACTCACCACGGAACGGACCAAACTGAGGCGTGTCGCGCAGTAACTGTTCCGTTTTCGAGCTCGGACCAACCGGTGGTAGTGGTTCACTTTGCTGCGAAGCAGCTGAGGGACCGTTCACTAGCGACATGTCCAGTACCGCTTTACCATCGAACGAAACAACTGAGCCATCGGAACCAATTGGAGGTAGATAGAACGGATCGACTCGATCGTTTGCCGCACCCAGCGTATCTTGTCCTTCGCCCACCACATCGGCCGTTTCGTCTGGTAAGATTTCGACATTACGCTTCGTGGCCGACTCGCGAGCAGGACCGGCAGAAGGTTTCACATGTGCCATCGCCATACTGTCCAATGGCGATGGAATAAACATCGGTTCGAACGTTTGCTTCGACGGTTCATCCTGGCCGTGGATCATCAGTGCATCGCTCTCGATCGCTTCATCGATATCATCGTCCTGTCGTCGCAAGAAGCCATGCGCACGGTTATCCTCAAACTCGAGATCGAAGTCATCCTTTCGGCGATAGATCGGCTTAAAGCCACTCTCCACAACGACCGAACTCGGCTCAAAACCATGATTAGCGGCGTGTCCCTCGTACGACACCTTCGGTTCCGACACATCATACGGCGTCTTGAAGATTGGTTTGATGTTCGGCTTCAGTGATTCCTTCACCGGTTTCGTATGACGGATCGGTAACGTAATCGGCACCGGTTCGTTCTTCTTCAAACTCATCGTCAGATGCGGTGGCATTTCGGGTAGTGCAAAGGGTGGACCGCCAGGTGAGCTACCCGGTCGCTGCTCACCGCCACTAATCTGCTTGGGGGGTTTCGCCACCATCATCTCCACCGACGGCCCTTTGCGGAATGGTTTAATCTCGGTAGGCTCACCCAGCAACAGAATCGGAGCGATCGCCTTGATCGGCATTTTGCCCTTCGTCACAAATGGACGCATCAATGGGGCGACCGGTTTCTGATAGTGACTCACAATCATCGATGGCTGCGGGATGACGAATGGTCGCGTTGGTCTGCTGCCATGCACTGGACGACGTTCCATACCGATCGGACGGCGAACGGGTAATTTCACCGGCCGAAACATTGGACCACTGTTCGGAGGGCGTAGGTACACCGGTAAACCGGACGAAGATAGAATCGGTTTTGAGGATCCCGGATACCCTGGGGGTGGTGGATGACGATGGCCAGGTGGACCAGGTAAGAAACCCGGATGACCCAGATGGTGCTGATGTGGTACAGTTTGATTAACGCTCTCCACAGTCTGGTTCGCACGTAGCTTCTCTTCCAATTCTTCAGCCGCCCGAATGCCATCCTCAATAATGCGTGTCATCTCGGGGTTTTCCTCCAGGTTGATATCGAACGACTGTTCCTTCTTCGTGTCCGGCGTCATCTTGTGGTGCTTGATCAGATCTAGCTCATGTTTTTGCAGGAAATTCTCATGCTGCTGCAGGAAATTATCTGCCGGTAGGACCTTCGATTCATGGCGTATCGATTCCTCTACCGAGATACCTTCATTCGGTTCTACATAAACCTCATCCAGCTCGCTTGGCTGCGCTACATCACAAGAATCGTGCACGTTAATGCGCCAACCAAGATAACGATGCGTGAAGCACTGATAGTACACGGTGTCGGGTGTGTCTGCGTCCGGTGTCCAGGTGATGATACCCGGCTCACCTACATCACACTTGAGCGATAGACTACGCTGGTACGCACCAAAGGAAGGATATTCATCTGCCGGCGGACCATCCGAATTCGGTGTCCAGTTACAGATGCGTCCAATACCCGTTGGAACTAGCTTTCCGCTACGACTGCGATGTACTCCGGCAAAAATGCGAACATTCTGAAACGATGCACATATAAAGATATTTGCATTTCGCGTGTAACTCCAAGCACCTTACCTTACGATCCTCTTCCGGTTGATTTTCATATCCTCCAACGGAATCGTCAGTAATGTAGAAAGGATGATATTTTGCAGGAACGTTAGGGTCCAGTCCACCTTCCACCACGAACGTGTAAGTCTTGCCGCGCACTACATTTATCTCGGGAATCAGCAATCCATTAATGTACCAAGAAATACCCCATCCGACGTGTCCTGGAACAAAAAGCAATTCATCCGAAATCGTCGACTTGTAGACAACTGCCATAAAACACGTGCATATCCATGTAAATACCTGTAATTGCTGGATATCCCTGTTTGCCACCAGTTGGTCCCAACTGTGCGTAGAACACACCATCCTCCGGTTCATCACACTGGATCGGTGGAATGTCCCATGCTCCTGGTTTTGCCGGTGGACGTGCCGTCGCCGGATGCTGAGGTCGCTGCTGTTGCACGCTATTGCCCACATCCTCCCGACGATTGCCACCTCCATAGCTGGACGACGATGATGAGAGTTTCTGTGGCTGTTCCGGTTGCTTCTGATCCGATTCCGGTGTCGGACAGTTCCAGAACGGTTGGCGACCGAAATCGACCAGCTTGTTGCCCTTCAGATAGTGCGAATGGTACGACACTTCGTAGCGCTGATTCAGTGGACCAACTGCCCAGATGATTGCCTGGGATGCATTAGTATAAACCGGCAGATCGAGATGATCTGATGCACGTAGTGGACGTTGGTACGTTACGATCGAGTACCCGTTAACCATAGCCGCATTAAGCAAACGGATGGAATTGCTATTCTCGGTAATGCGCGTGTCGGGACAACTGCCTCGACCACCCGAGCATTGCGATTTGGCATCCAAATAGTAATCTTGCGCATAACCCTTGCCAGTGGCCTTATCCACCCAGACGACTGCTACATCGGCACCCACCATCTGGCTCTGTTGCGGGTTCGGTGAAACGCCAAACGACATGTACTCGCCATCATCTTGATTAGGGGATAGAGAGTTACGATgtttcaagattttttttttagaaaagtaataaaacagaTACAAAATATAAGTCTTGCGTGATGAGTGATACCTACCTAATTTCGCTACCAACTGTACAACGACACTTTCTCCGGCCACTGCCCATCGAACCTCAAAAGCTAACTCGTCGAGAAGGACTTCACAGTTCAGTTTCGACTGCGAGAAGCAAAAGTGCAAAGAAAAGAATACGGTATCATCTATTATGAACAGCTCAATTCTTGACCTACTTAAGTACAAGCTTTAGAGTTTCAATGCAAACTGAACTTCTTCCAAAGCTTTAAGTGCCTTGAATTCGCAAAGTCTAAGCAACACCTCCCATTCCCTAATTAGCAAGCTACTATTTACATACCAAAGCAGCAGGTAGTATCTAATGCTACTATTTACAATCGCTTTCATTGTTTGGTGAAGCTCTCACTGATCAAgccacaaagcaaaacaaataggTTAGATCGTTTCCGAGCGATGTTTCTTACTTACGCACGGCTCGCCAACGAAAGCACCGTCCCCGGGCAGTTGAGCACGTCGATCGATTGTGGTTGATCATTTGggaacggttttttgtttctttttttttcattagccCGTACAATCAAAGCAAGCGGAAAGTTATCGACGCACACGTTAACCACGGTGACTGCacaaaacaattattatttacaaacaatGAAAACACCGC
Proteins encoded in this window:
- the LOC125762906 gene encoding protein Skeletor, isoforms B/C isoform X1, which gives rise to MLPTSSISVRPRSRVIGYFAGILLICFLTTHTSALQGYYGTKIADLTELHHGVSGSVYAVDARTLFLKNFNYDGEGPAAYFYVGNTRAPSNKGAHRLRDERGRAGVLRRYRNEDITLSLPEGKTLRDIRWFSVWCDDFSVNFGDVQIRNDLDFPRPTKIAGLSGVHDVTSDNIVIVDAQTLLVPNFSYDGEAPDAKFWVGRGPAPTSQGIRIPDENGKETPLRRYDKKTIVLTLPGDLTVFDIGHFGVWCEAFTVDFGHVRIPDQINVPPSLKMLGISPQSKLNCEVLLDELAFEVRWAVAGESVVVQLVAKLDDGEYMSFGVSPNPQQSQMVGADVAVVWVDKATGKGYAQDYYLDAKSQCSGGRGSCPDTRITENSNSIRLLNAAMVNGYSIVTYQRPLRASDHLDLPVYTNASQAIIWAVGPLNQRYEVSYHSHYLKGNKLVDFGRQPFWNCPTPESDQKQPEQPQKLSSSSSSYGGGNRREDVGNSVQQQRPQHPATARPPAKPGAWDIPPIQCDEPEDGVFYAQLGPTGGKQGYPAITGHVGWGISWYINGLLIPEINVVRGKTYTFVVEGGLDPNVPAKYHPFYITDDSVGGYENQPEEDRKNVRIFAGVHRSRSGKLVPTGIGRICNWTPNSDGPPADEYPSFGAYQRSLSLKCDVGEPGIITWTPDADTPDTVYYQCFTHRYLGWRINVHDSCDVAQPSELDEVYVEPNEGISVEESIRHESKVLPADNFLQQHENFLQKHELDLIKHHKMTPDTKKEQSFDINLEENPEMTRIIEDGIRAAEELEEKLRANQTVESVNQTVPHQHHLGHPGFLPGPPGHRHPPPPGYPGSSKPILSSSGLPVYLRPPNSGPMFRPVKLPVRRPIGMERRPVHGSRPTRPFVIPQPSMIVSHYQKPVAPLMRPFVTKGKMPIKAIAPILLLGEPTEIKPFRKGPSVEMMVAKPPKQISGGEQRPGSSPGGPPFALPEMPPHLTMSLKKNEPVPITLPIRHTKPVKESLKPNIKPIFKTPYDVSEPKVSYEGHAANHGFEPSSVVVESGFKPIYRRKDDFDLEFEDNRAHGFLRRQDDDIDEAIESDALMIHGQDEPSKQTFEPMFIPSPLDSMAMAHVKPSAGPARESATKRNVEILPDETADVVGEGQDTLGAANDRVDPFYLPPIGSDGSVVSFDGKAVLDMSLVNGPSAASQQSEPLPPVGPSSKTEQLLRDTPQFGPFRGEYPPIAAYLAPDTAAIYGTRGSNAVQPPVSEYANPLLPGGINAQDSASSEHQSGVVGKPISTKLSIVKPVASSQEDPIPYEETESEAGRTRSKRSAHHHPDHHGDSHDDGWQPMAGGGMAVVSSWSQVIVGLLFTAWPTIVLRRAVLL
- the LOC125762917 gene encoding uncharacterized protein LOC125762917, whose protein sequence is MPIKVLSSDDWFEVVLVKQTTSSITFQWTFRNPLDVPYDLFKVEKCYSVKRDGWETVYWGAATTLTVRCLEQNLCYSFRASILHQPSDGADFQYAYQSPIFKASTLPNIPSTMGLYRAVKKCQPGLVKRLLFARPELVNVPVHGETFLYLAVRSNSLELVNALLDSGANIDLGVPETSVTPLHLAVYQRNLTLVRHLIERGANVHAQNCVGMTVGHYAIDADDLILLKYVLTQGISPETRDRCQWTLIFRALYMRSSVDIVRHLLERKCRLKVKDRLRLTPLYYAQVSGQEEILRLLRRRLKI